One genomic segment of Vibrio penaeicida includes these proteins:
- a CDS encoding MarR family winged helix-turn-helix transcriptional regulator, producing MNTYLVHQLLDRIGNLVRNETRAGLTEHGLQPVQLDALHYLAICNRFSDTPKAVTEYLGLTKGTVSQSLKVLENKGYIEKLADADDKRVTHLVVSQKGRDLVDGCFPSQALTRALATDGDSVSDLRPDLLQEQLQLLLSSIQKQNHFRTFGVCASCTHNHPLSDGSHLCGLTQAPLSKVDINLICIEHCA from the coding sequence ATGAATACTTATCTTGTTCATCAGTTGCTTGATCGAATCGGCAACCTTGTTAGAAATGAAACCCGTGCTGGTTTAACCGAGCATGGGTTGCAGCCCGTCCAGCTAGATGCACTCCACTATTTGGCTATTTGTAATCGATTTTCCGATACACCCAAAGCGGTGACGGAGTATTTAGGGTTGACGAAAGGAACCGTATCTCAAAGCCTTAAGGTATTGGAAAACAAGGGCTATATAGAGAAGCTTGCCGACGCAGATGACAAAAGAGTTACACATTTAGTGGTATCCCAAAAAGGGCGAGATCTGGTTGATGGTTGTTTTCCTTCCCAAGCCCTAACGCGTGCATTGGCGACCGATGGCGATTCGGTTTCAGATTTGCGCCCAGACCTCTTACAGGAGCAACTGCAATTGCTCCTGTCGTCAATTCAAAAACAGAACCACTTCCGCACATTTGGCGTTTGCGCTAGCTGTACCCATAACCACCCCCTTTCTGATGGCTCTCATCTCTGTGGACTTACCCAGGCTCCATTAAGCAAAGTGGACATCAATTTGATCTGCATTGAGCACTGTGCTTAA
- a CDS encoding redoxin domain-containing protein yields the protein MKSLPLAPELKTAGWLNSDIPIELRDLRGKVVVLHTFQMLCPGCVSHGLPQASKIHQFFKDDDVQVIGLHTVFEHHQGMQLESLKAFVHEYRLTFPIGIDAPSGGDIPLTMAEYGLPGTPTLVLIDKSGQIRFTHHGIIEDMMVGKMITSLLHEQYIDADHSLSGDKNKGLSCDEEKCSTN from the coding sequence ATGAAATCATTACCACTAGCACCTGAACTAAAAACGGCGGGCTGGCTTAATTCTGATATCCCGATTGAGCTGAGAGATTTGCGAGGAAAAGTAGTTGTACTGCATACATTCCAAATGCTTTGCCCTGGATGTGTCAGCCACGGCTTGCCTCAGGCTTCTAAAATCCATCAGTTTTTTAAAGATGATGATGTACAAGTGATTGGACTACATACCGTATTTGAGCATCATCAAGGTATGCAGTTAGAGTCGCTAAAAGCCTTCGTCCACGAATATCGGTTAACGTTTCCGATCGGAATTGATGCGCCTTCTGGCGGTGATATCCCGCTCACAATGGCAGAGTACGGATTACCCGGCACACCTACATTGGTGTTGATCGATAAATCGGGTCAGATCCGATTTACGCATCATGGGATCATTGAAGATATGATGGTTGGGAAAATGATCACTTCATTGCTGCATGAACAGTACATAGACGCGGATCATTCATTGTCTGGAGATAAAAACAAAGGCTTGAGTTGCGACGAAGAAAAATGCTCAACAAACTAG
- a CDS encoding alpha/beta fold hydrolase: MRKTLYLIPGTMCNEKLWSELSNYLVDDFDLVHLPIPNDKSFDEITEYYSETLKGDELNLIGFSLGGYSAGHFTHQYPDRVSNLIVISNGLTELPSAEVKQRNHVLQYVKAKGYSGISRTKVAALLDESKRTDSLIEQIQEMDRESGIDTFLSQYHHTTHRKDLYQELACAPCNTFIFCSEKDILVDLSWYNEATFLASNISVTRISGSGHMLPLENPEQLAKYIQHCLA; this comes from the coding sequence ATGCGTAAAACTCTCTATCTAATCCCTGGCACGATGTGCAATGAAAAACTATGGTCTGAGTTATCGAACTACCTAGTCGATGACTTTGACCTAGTTCATTTGCCAATTCCCAATGACAAAAGCTTTGATGAAATTACCGAGTATTATAGTGAAACCTTAAAAGGCGACGAACTTAACCTCATCGGTTTTTCATTGGGTGGCTACAGTGCAGGGCATTTCACCCATCAATACCCAGATCGCGTCTCTAATCTTATTGTTATATCGAATGGTTTAACCGAATTGCCATCCGCTGAGGTAAAACAAAGAAACCATGTACTTCAGTACGTTAAAGCAAAAGGGTATTCAGGTATTAGCCGCACGAAAGTCGCCGCTCTATTGGATGAAAGTAAGCGGACTGATTCGCTTATTGAGCAAATACAGGAAATGGATCGCGAGTCGGGTATCGACACCTTTTTAAGTCAGTACCACCATACGACTCACCGGAAAGATTTGTATCAAGAACTTGCTTGCGCCCCCTGCAACACGTTCATTTTTTGCAGCGAGAAAGACATACTTGTCGACTTAAGCTGGTATAACGAAGCGACATTTCTGGCGTCGAATATCTCGGTCACCAGAATCTCAGGAAGTGGTCATATGCTGCCATTAGAAAACCCTGAACAGCTGGCAAAATACATCCAGCATTGCCTAGCCTGA
- a CDS encoding GNAT family N-acetyltransferase yields the protein MDIIKANAENVAMVADLFNQYRVFYGHESDIGIATAFIQERLENNESFVFLALNEQGEGIGFTQLYPTFSSVSAQRSWILNDLFVTGDARGQGAGKALMNAAKELAISTNGKGLALETAHDNLTAQKLYESLGYERDTAYYSYFLSV from the coding sequence ATGGATATAATTAAAGCAAATGCAGAAAATGTCGCTATGGTAGCGGACCTATTTAACCAATATCGAGTCTTTTATGGTCATGAAAGTGATATCGGTATCGCGACGGCGTTTATTCAAGAGAGGCTTGAAAACAACGAATCTTTCGTCTTTCTTGCATTGAATGAACAAGGTGAAGGTATCGGATTTACGCAGCTTTACCCGACCTTTTCATCAGTTTCTGCGCAGCGCTCTTGGATTTTAAATGATCTGTTTGTTACAGGGGATGCGAGAGGTCAAGGCGCAGGTAAAGCTCTAATGAACGCTGCAAAAGAGCTAGCAATCAGTACCAATGGCAAAGGGCTAGCACTTGAAACCGCACACGATAATCTCACAGCGCAGAAGCTATATGAATCTTTAGGGTATGAACGAGATACGGCCTACTACAGTTACTTTTTGAGCGTATAA
- a CDS encoding RDD family protein, with translation MKIEPTVGDVKAVEMADANPEQIRQGKRGEDTEDTRILASPGRRYVGQIIDGAISWAIFLTVMAVTDYLQVGSDVEVLTSIAAAATYFIFSDALPRGKSIGKLVLGMSTINKSTGKSCTVWRAFLRNILSPIIGTIDALFILGKGRQRIGDKLANTIVVLDK, from the coding sequence ATGAAAATCGAACCGACAGTCGGTGATGTAAAAGCTGTAGAGATGGCGGATGCCAATCCAGAACAAATTCGACAGGGAAAGCGGGGAGAGGATACGGAAGATACGCGTATTCTAGCGAGCCCCGGTAGGCGATATGTTGGGCAAATAATAGACGGTGCTATTTCTTGGGCGATTTTTCTCACAGTAATGGCCGTAACGGACTATTTGCAAGTTGGAAGCGATGTTGAAGTTCTGACTTCTATCGCTGCTGCCGCCACCTATTTTATATTCTCGGATGCCCTGCCACGGGGTAAAAGCATCGGAAAATTGGTATTGGGTATGTCGACCATCAACAAATCTACGGGTAAAAGCTGTACTGTGTGGCGCGCATTTCTACGCAATATTTTATCGCCCATAATTGGCACTATCGACGCTCTCTTTATATTGGGTAAAGGTAGACAAAGAATAGGGGATAAATTAGCGAATACGATTGTAGTGTTAGATAAATAA
- a CDS encoding LysE family translocator: MESLVLSMIVFAFAGAATPGPVNIIAAASGAQYGLRKASVYVVGASVSYAIVVLLSGLTIGSLLLTLPAFTFYLKLVGSAFLIYLAYKIATASPEPLKATNIGQHAPGFGKGALTQVLNPKAWLYASSGVSLFVAGSSTEDLHLPLFVTISLVVCLFGVGIWACFGQAIGQWLNSAQRQRAFNWTMGLLLTATVIGMWWS, encoded by the coding sequence ATGGAGTCTTTAGTCTTGTCTATGATTGTCTTCGCGTTTGCTGGCGCGGCGACACCTGGTCCGGTGAATATTATTGCTGCGGCATCTGGCGCTCAATACGGCTTACGCAAGGCTTCGGTTTATGTCGTTGGCGCATCTGTTTCTTACGCAATTGTTGTGCTGCTCAGTGGGCTAACGATTGGTTCACTTTTACTAACCCTACCTGCATTTACTTTCTACCTTAAATTGGTCGGGTCGGCTTTCTTGATCTATTTAGCGTATAAAATTGCTACCGCTTCCCCTGAACCGCTGAAGGCGACGAATATCGGGCAGCATGCGCCAGGGTTTGGCAAGGGTGCATTGACTCAAGTATTGAACCCTAAAGCATGGCTTTACGCCTCGTCTGGCGTGTCTTTGTTTGTTGCTGGCAGCAGTACCGAAGACTTGCATTTACCGCTATTCGTCACTATCTCTTTAGTAGTTTGCCTTTTTGGTGTCGGTATTTGGGCATGTTTTGGGCAAGCAATCGGTCAATGGCTCAATAGCGCTCAGCGTCAAAGAGCATTCAATTGGACAATGGGTTTGCTATTAACGGCAACGGTGATAGGGATGTGGTGGAGTTAA
- a CDS encoding helix-turn-helix domain-containing protein, with protein MKQDDSVFLTQSQSLPFVEMRTASDSFACYQAHSHDEFSFGVIDGECASYRNLNHTHQVHQGHTVTINPGDMHSCNPDKTQWSYRMLFVDTQWIGKLQQEWTKKSGVDYQPFFHQYEQRSDLYWLFHQLYQSLLSEKNALVTESLMVEYLASIFEHPVSQSLSKPLKTESKLNRAAEMLCDQLEVNVALDKLASEVDMSRYQLIRAFNRRYGVSPHAYQLDQRIIKAKSLLKRGLSLADTASETGFSDQAHFQRHFKKRMAITPKLYQSFFIT; from the coding sequence ATGAAGCAAGATGATTCAGTATTTTTGACCCAATCTCAAAGCCTACCATTTGTCGAAATGCGCACAGCGTCTGATTCATTCGCATGCTATCAAGCTCACTCCCACGATGAGTTTTCTTTTGGTGTTATCGATGGTGAATGTGCAAGCTATCGCAACCTGAATCACACCCATCAGGTGCATCAAGGTCACACCGTGACGATTAACCCCGGAGACATGCATTCTTGCAACCCAGACAAAACGCAGTGGTCTTATAGAATGCTATTTGTCGATACCCAATGGATTGGCAAATTACAGCAAGAGTGGACCAAAAAAAGCGGTGTGGATTACCAACCTTTCTTCCATCAATACGAACAACGCTCAGATTTGTATTGGTTATTTCATCAACTCTATCAATCACTTTTATCAGAGAAAAACGCGTTGGTGACTGAATCGCTAATGGTGGAATATTTGGCAAGTATCTTTGAGCACCCTGTTAGCCAAAGCCTCAGTAAGCCCCTGAAAACGGAATCAAAATTGAATCGGGCAGCAGAGATGCTGTGCGATCAATTGGAAGTCAATGTCGCACTGGATAAGCTTGCAAGCGAAGTAGACATGAGTCGATACCAGTTGATTCGAGCATTCAATCGGCGGTATGGCGTTTCTCCTCATGCGTACCAATTAGACCAAAGGATAATCAAAGCAAAATCTCTACTTAAACGTGGGTTATCTTTAGCCGATACCGCCTCTGAAACTGGGTTTTCTGATCAGGCGCATTTTCAACGTCATTTCAAAAAACGCATGGCGATCACCCCTAAGCTTTATCAATCCTTTTTCATTACCTAG
- a CDS encoding SOS response-associated peptidase, giving the protein MMCGRLNVMDDPFAQQVCEQLGIRFLTQPNSDVRPTDTLAVVGAASFGLQQYDLSWGIKPHWAQKVIINAQAETVASKPTFRSAYESSRVVVPCSGWYEWVSHEGLKQKYLFEPPKDEPLYMAAIGLESMNNVVTLTTKPDKAYGLYHHRMPLLIPPNEVDRWLCASSIDTTDLLEHSGDLLLKVTEC; this is encoded by the coding sequence ACTTAATGTTATGGACGATCCATTTGCTCAGCAGGTTTGTGAGCAGCTTGGTATTCGATTTTTGACACAACCCAACTCAGATGTCAGGCCAACGGATACGCTTGCTGTGGTAGGCGCAGCCTCATTTGGTTTACAACAATACGACCTTAGCTGGGGTATCAAGCCCCATTGGGCCCAAAAAGTCATCATTAATGCGCAAGCAGAAACGGTCGCTTCCAAGCCAACATTCCGGAGTGCTTATGAATCGTCACGCGTGGTAGTGCCCTGTAGTGGTTGGTATGAATGGGTATCACATGAAGGTTTAAAGCAAAAGTACCTTTTCGAACCACCAAAAGATGAGCCGCTTTATATGGCTGCGATTGGGTTAGAGTCCATGAATAATGTTGTTACATTGACGACCAAACCCGATAAAGCTTATGGACTTTATCACCATCGAATGCCGCTTCTCATCCCGCCTAACGAAGTAGACCGGTGGCTATGTGCGTCTTCAATCGATACCACCGATTTACTTGAACATTCCGGTGACTTGCTTTTGAAAGTTACGGAATGCTGA